The stretch of DNA ATTGTACTTAGGAGGTTCTTTTTCATCATTTCACGTAGAGAAACAAACATAAAGGGCTAGAGGTTCTTTTTTAAGTGGTTAGTTTCTACTTTTACTTTTAGTGTTCAATGTGgaatattttaagttatatCATACGcaagtattttatattaattagtaaCTTTGATCGTAAAGGGTGATAACAGGGAGAAAATTACAAGTATAAGGGGTTTGATTTTGGAGCTTGCATTAGGGCttgataaaaatgatttttaaattggcACTTTTATTTCAACACATGTGCAACAACTACCCAACGTTCTTATTATTTCATACACAATGCCCACCTGTGATGCACCCATGCCTagaattatatattcattttggGCTTATGTGTTGATGACCAGACTTGGACCTAATGGACAAGAGTTTTTTACTTCTTATGACGAAGTTTGTGAAAGCTTCGATGCTATGAGATTGCAGGAGAACATTTTAAGGGGTATTTATGCATATGGTATGTGCAtcaatttttgaatattatttaattttaaatcttgATTATTGCTTGACAATTTTGGTTACACTTTCTATTGTTTCTATTGTTTATATCTGCATCAAATATGAGATTAATTTACAGTCAAGTTTTATGTCTCTTAAGAATCTTGAACGCTACCTGCACTTTCTgttttgattattataattgtttaatgtcattGATAATTGAACATTTATATGGGTGTTGTATTACTTCTGATAAGGTTTTGAGAAACCTTCTGCCATTCAACAAAGGGGAATTGTTCCTTTCTGCAAGGTGCTTGATGTAATCCAGCAAGCACAATCTGGAATCGGAAAAACTGCTACATTTTGCTTTGGAGTTTTGCAGCAGCTTGATTACAACATAGTTCAGTGCCAGGTAAACATGTTGTAACTGAAATCGATCATGCAATTGGAGCTCGTTCTTGGGTGAAATTACCATTGTTCTATCGTCTACGATACAACATACATTATTAATTTGGGTAGAACTAGCttattaattttgtatgtaTACAATCCTTTGAACATAATGATTTACTTTTCTTACTTATATATGCTCATTTTCGGCATGTGAAGAGGATAGGCATTCATTTATAATCTCCTTAATCTTTCTTTTCATCAGCTTATCTTTCACAGCAACAAGCATGTTTCGGTACACCATTTCCAAATTACGTAGCTTTGTACTATCCGCAGCCTCTAAAATGTTCTCCCATTCCCTTGAAATGTCAAATGCACCAGAATTTCCCAAAGAAGTagcaatttctttttcatcaaaagGTTCTCCAAAGATAAAACCATGAAGCATACTCGCATATCTTTCCATTACGGATAACTTTGTTTGAAGTAGCTTCACTTTGTTCAATGCTGAACATAATTTGTCATTTGTCTCAGTGATTCCTTCACTCTCTTGTTTGAAATCTTGAATCAGTGGAGGCCATACCACAATGGTAGGAGTGTAACTATCCATAGTTTTACCATTTCCAAGAACCCCACTTCTTCCTCTACCCCAAGACCAAAGCTTATTTCCCTCTTGCGCAACAAGAACAGTGTGTGCAGCTCCGCATGCAACTTGAATAGGGTTTGGAAATTTAGGTTGATATGGGTTGCATGAGATGAGAAGGGGAGAAAGAGCATCACCAGAATGTGTTCCACCATTACTATCATCAGGGCATAAACCAAGACCCTTCTCCATTCCCCAACACCATACATACCCATCAATTGAAACAACACAAGTATGAAACAAGCCACAGTCAACTGAAACAAGATGCACATTTTGTGGCAGTTCCTTAACAGGTTCAGGAACTAATTTGCTTTGTGTTGTACCATGTCCAAGTTGTCCATTATCCCCAAGGCCAAATGTCCAACATGTGCTTTCTAATGTGTCACTGGGGCTCTTTTTCTGAGTGAGCAAAGCAGTGTGAAAGGCACCACATGTTACTTCACAAATTACCCAAGGGGACTTTAGATCAAATGTTTTCACCACTTCAGGTCTTGGCCTGTTCTCCTTATCCCCCAAACCTAATTGGCCATGACTGTTGTTACCCCAAGTATAGCACACTAGATCATCCACACCCTTGTATGATTCTCCAGCAGTAACAAGTGCCACAACATGTTCCTTTCCACATGCTACTTGAACTACAATGTGACCATGAAAATCCCATACTGGTGTTGGAGTGAAGTTGCTTATAAGAGAGACGCCACCTTCTTTGTTTTCTCCAGGACAATGTCCCCACATCCAGAGGGCACCAAGATTATCAATACACAGAGACATCATTCCTCCTGCTTTCACAACAGTTATCTGTGAAACAGTTTGAAACAGATAACTATAACTAGTGAGACCACATCTTTGacttgttttttgtttataaaaaaatctcttCGAAGATCCCACGTCAACGTCAGTTAAAGATAAACgatttcatataatatataagtgagtgaaaactttattttacaaattaattttataagattcaattagatttaaagttaatttcttAACATAATATAAGAGTCTTGAGCCAGAGTCCATCCTATAGAAATTGTTTGTTTGTACTAACTGTTTGAACACTATCAGACCAcctataaattgatatctattATAGTCTCAACACTCATCCAACACCGTAATGGGACTAAAAAACATGTAGGTCTTGTCGGAgtgttggataaaaaatagGGTTTATTGTGATCAACATTCTTAATATCTTACCTTTAGTGATGATTCGTCTTCGGCTTCTGGAATagttgatgatgatgaagaaacAGGAGGGTGCAAGTCGAGAAACTTGTTCAATAAGCATGGCACAATAGAATAATCACCATCGCTATGTTTTTCACCATGGAAGTCCTCTCCATTGATACCAAGTTGACCATCCATATAATAGTCAAGGATGTTCATAAACTATATAGATCAGTTCATCATTATAACAGAGAACAAATGCACAAGCACAAAGAATTtctgtaatattttaatttcccCAAAAGACTATAAGAATATTAAGGATACATATATTGTAGCCCCAACACCAAACAGATCCATCATCTGTCAAACACAAGTAGTATGAACAATTAGATTGGGGAAaaaacctttaaattttattttatgatattaccCTAAGTTCTGTCAAACACACAATCCACACAATATTAAATTCTAGTAATAATTAAGCCTCTTGAGTATGAAGAACCGAAACATTAAAGAAGCAGTATAGTTGCAATATTCTTCTTACTTGACTTTCTCCTTTCAACATCTCTCCGTCATAGCTTTagttataatttcttttttctttcttttctctttgtgatataatttcttataaaaattgttatataaataacatttttttttttgaaaaaaacaacagAACTTTTGCAAACCATAAATCATTAAATTATGAAACCAACAATGACTTAAATGAATGTCAAGTTATTATAAGTTCAggttttttaaaaaacttgtcAGAACTAATTCCTTAATTTCATACCATCAAtttcttaaatgaaataatagcACATCCATCAATTCcataccattaattattttatatgtaactttttatatatttatagaaaaaatcatGATAAAATTCACTCAATTTTATAACTGCATAGAAAACTCACCCATTACATGATACATTGTATAACTTTATTTATAGAGAAAACTCACCCATTACATGATACACTCTTTATATAGTACTATAACACATGAATTTTACttaatatagtaatttttaCTCTACTAAATATTGGTTTGCTAactgtttaaaataaaattattaaagcattttattaaaattccacctattttaaaaattgaaacaaacgAATAGATTATTTCtattaattatatcttttattgtgaaaaattaacaatataataatataaaaaattatgttaacaaAATAGACTTAATCGGGTACTACAATAGAAACCTGTTAACTTGATAGCAGTGTTGGAACTTGTAAGGCTCACTTACGTTGCTGCCCACTTACGTTGCTGCCCCTATTTTAAAGGGCTACCCCAAAATcggttgggcctagggctggcccaaagagAAAATAGACCCTAAGTTTGCCTTAGCGCACTCTTCtcttctcactttcagaaaTAGCCACCTTACTCTCCTCTCCTGACCAAAACAATGTTATGCTAGGTTTGATCTCCAACCTCCATCAAGTTCGCTTAAGCTCATTTTTCCTCAACGTAAGTTACCCTTCATCTCAGGCCATCCCTTCCTTGGCATGATTTTCGTGTTTTCCTAGCTAGGGTTCTGTAGTGAGCTCATCTTAAGTTCTGTTTCGCTATTTTTCCAGCTCCTAAGTCTCTTCTCGAAGCTGTTGTGCTCTACGTTTGCTTGCCAAAGTCCCGTATTAACCcctttctaggtaagggaagctaaaaCCCTCTTGTTTGGTGCGATTATTGTTGTCTTGCTTTTGTTTCGTGATTATTGAGCTTGTATGATGTTGTGGATGTATGGGATGGTTGGCATTATTGTTTGGGTGTGAACATATGTATGTGGCAGGGAGAAACAGTGGCGAGGTCTGATACACTCGTtaagcgagcctgtctcgcctaggcgagacttgcagaaatAGGTTAGGGTtgcactcgagctctcgctcaggcgaaagctcttgttttgagcgaggcactatctcgctcaggcgagagacactcgcctaagcaagaacgCGTGAGAGCCTTGGTATGTTGCTCCTGTTTTAGCCTaggcgaggaacctcacctttgggcaaaaggtggtctcgctcaggcgaggagggctcgcctaagcgagcctgcGAAAGTCTCCTAGCGCCCTTGTCAcgatctcgcctaagtgagagtcTACCGCTTAAGCGAGGgcactcctctcgcctgagcgagggctcctAGCTTGAGCAAGATCTGCTGTAGGTTATGCTGTTTTTCTTCACTTGGTTAATTGGATTGTTTGAGTTATGATATTTTCTATATACTGCATAAGGCCTGTGAAATGAAATGCATGGTATGACCTGTGGTTATAAATTGGATGGATGTGATTCtgtgatcttggcatgtgaaacaaatgagatggttggtaattaaagtggcatggtattggcatgagatgAAATTCCACATTTATGGTTTGAGAATAATGGGTTGGTATGGATTCACTGGGAATATGAAAGAGGTGGATTATAAAGAGCTggtatatgatatatatatatatatatatatatatatatatatatatatatatatatatatatatatatatatatatgcatgataaatccttcttgattgattgagtatgattggtcCGTGTCaatgcgtaattccttgaaatatctaggtgagatttcaagGTCATGCTtcagtggtcaggacgtaattccatgacccctgttagtgggaatTTATGATGGtgtcccatctatataattgggtaagaattcaaggtaaggttgtatCCTAACACTCtgggagtcagttagtctcacttagaacAGACTGACttttgtggtgagagtagcaggaggcctgaaactcattaagggttaaccttgtgtaTGGGGGATTGAAaatattgtaacacttgtaacacttagctcgggggtgagcagagatatccaccacaagtgcaagcatccgttaAATCTGACCTAATTAtacatatccggatgagtcgagtcgagtcttaatGTATTGATgtgaaagtcataacatgcttggatgatgtgtgtatatttgactgtgaaagtatatatgaatgcatgataaaatctttttggctttagcttacccttttgtttgttgtatgttttgtGGTGTGGATCTctctctttgcgatgatcatcaatttattgatgtgagcagatgcgagaaatactcgtggtcaacagggcgATGGTGGCTCTGCTGCATAGCCGTCTGGGCTGGTTTTCGCTTTTGGGCTTTTCTGTTAGGGCTATGGGCCATGTATTGTCTGGCCATTGGGCTTTATTTTAGAATATTGTCATACTTTAATATGCTTTGTTATTGGCATCGGGGTGTGCCCAGTTTCTCTCCTGTTTTCTTTTGAACGACTGTAGGGAGTAACGTTTACACTCCCAAACTGcgctattatattattttgtgtgacgCCTCTTTTAATTTGGggtattaattaaatggggtgttacataaCTTTGCTTGGTTTTAGCTcataattttttcattcatattgaTACATTACTAGAAAATTTaaagatgtcaaaaaaattcgtattcACAGGTCTGATTAAACTGGCAACGAGTAGGAAATAGATATTATAAATGGATTCACACGACCAACAagtataactattttttatacccgTATGTTAACAGAATAAGTACGGTATCATAATATTCGTACTTGTGGACATCCATTGCTAAACTctaatttcttatatatatatatatatatatatataaatatatcaaagttgtttaaatattaaagaaaattatttattaaaacacattatttatataataacttcttttaattttaataatggatgaaaataatatttacatcaaAGTAATAATTTTCTCATAAACAAACTATTAACTTTCCATTAAAGAAAATTCTGTTAATAAAATTCCTCACATTAGATAAACAATTGCGTGGATAAACAAGAGAATCGTGAACGCAAATTATACCCCACATTAGATCATCAACACTTGCACATACGAATCTCAAATATGACAcctttcctttttttaatataaagtttaacaCGTCCTCTGTTAAACGTAATCTAAACAACTTACGCACATACTTTTCAATGAATtttcaacatttttctttttcctggTGACTTCACCTTGAAAGGTGTATAAGCGTGTTTAAAAAAAGACGGTGACTTCACCTTGAAAGGTGTATAAGCGTGTTTAAAAAAAGACGACAAAgtttaaagtataaaatattatcatacaTAAACCTGAAAACTTTACAATATTGAACTAATTAAGTTGActatatttatgttttggaCGAGTTTAACACATTTGTTAGTCCAtacaaatatatcaaattttgacGATAGTTTCTATAATTCTTTTAGTTGATTATTaaattcttacaaaattttaaatctaaagaAATAATATCCTGCGTGATATGCGATCTTAAAACATTGGTTAAGCACATAAAACTAGATTAATATAAGATAGATATGCACGATTAGCTTAGCTCTATGATGCCTAATCCTTCAATCAAGTTAGTGCTATATTGCTAATGTCAATAATGTGACcgttaatattaaatttacaaggaTTAATTATGATTGTAAAACACTAATGTGAGAAATTTTGTACAACTTATAATGTAAGTGAATCTATAGCAGTGAGAAATCCTTACTTCTCATCAATCTATATAGTGTTGCTCCATTGAGATATCGcataaaatttgatataatgGATAAAATATCTTGGgcatttctaattaattaaacaaatatatatatatatatatatatatatatatatatatatataaattttagtctacttaaaattagtaagtttttgattttgtttttttaatttgtttttttttaatgttatatctCAAACATTTGAAGTTTTGCATTTGATCCTTACTATAATACTGGTTAGATGATTGAAAGGACAAAGTGCTTATTCATATAGTAACGATAAGATCAACGTTTGGTACATAGTttgttttttaaagattttCCATGTATTTCTTTAAGTCAAAATAACTTTAGGGACCGAAAATTATAGTTTCATATTTTagattgattaaaataaacaaattatattttaaatatcaaaatcaaaatatgcTCAAGGCACTCATAATATATACACACGACAGGAATAAAAAAGATAtggtatatattttattaaatattacgTTGTCAACTTTATCgtaaagaataattttatcgatctttcattttgatttcataaaattttgattatttatattaaatttagttagAATTGAATAATAAAAGTTGGATGGTGaaactatttatatttgaatatattttgaaaaatattaaatcaattttgatttgtataataaatgaagtattaaataattttaaacatttgatgTCTGCGATAAATgtaaagaaacattttttttatcagcaatgtaaagaaacttttaatttaactgcatgtttaaaaattatcaccacataaatataatattcaatagtataaaatttaagaaaagttTCACCAACATAATActcatatataaaaaagtaataataataataataagatgcAAACTTAgtgcatatttaattaaacattAGATTAAGTCAAACATGAATGTGTTATTGACCTCAAACACTTACACTAAATATTAAGATGCAAACCATTAAATTTGGTACAAACGTCAAATTCCTCTATTCACAACAAGTTAACTTATTAAGAACTAACACTTACACTAAATATTAaaccataaatattttataaattaattattacattataattttatatcatcatAATTATTCATgtcaaacttttcaaaattaaataattatattttgaaaaacatatGTCAATCGATAATAATCTATATAAAACTTAGAAAATAACTTTAGATTaatatgattgaaaaaatatatataaaaaattattagttaaaagataaaatagaacaattttatttattaatattatagattatagattatatttgtataataaatGGAAGTAATAAATAGAACCTGCTAACGCAAGGCTATGATAAGCACCAGCGGCAATTCCCACTATTCTGACGCTGTATTCTTCTGATCCAAACCTGACTTGAACCGGAAGATGGTGGTCATGTTCGGAACCTCCGCCAAGCCGCCCCAGTATTCCTCTTCCCCAACAATAAACACGTCCATCCTCTGCACaccataaataaatttaaatttccttATCGCTCAGCGAAGAAGTGCAACATACGGTTATGCGTGTGATTCGTGTGGAAAGAAAACAGAAAGTTAGCGGTCACCGGTGAGAATAAGAGTGTGTGCTTCCCCTGCAGCAATAGAGCAAACTTTTGTGGATAAGTTGGGCAAAGTCGCGGTGTCCATTGCAATCGCTgtgaagagaagaagaggaTATGCACAGGAGAATATAACTTTATATAAACATTCtctcagttttcttttttgaccACGCACCAAAACTTTTTAGCCCTTTAACCGATCTACACGTTTCTAGTTTcatatatacatttaatttttatataatcatATCATAGCAAGCAACTATAtacattcttgattaattcaaaatcatcctaaattttaaatattatcaccaaaattaacattttattcacaatttagtttattttttatattattagttattcttattttataccatcaatatatatttttggtttcaaGTAACTGGCAAAGCCCATATGTCCAACAATTTTAtgactaaataataaaataaatttgtcatgcagtacaaaaataattgtttttaacggggttatatttgacatttttagAGATTTTAACCTACACTAATGGTTTTATTAGGGGTTTAAAATTCTCCCAGAAGAGCAAGTGTGGCTAACGGATTACCGGGAGTTTTTAGCAACCCCTGGAAGTAGCGCAACATACCGAAGATTTTGGAAACTCTCGTTAATAATTGCGGTTTCGAAAACCCCCATTAATGCCTGGGGTTTCAAAAACACCCAGTAATGCATGGGGTTCTAAAACCCCCAATAATGTATGGGGTTCTGAAAACCCCCGGTAATGCCTAGGGTTCTAAAACCCCCGTTAATGCTTGGGTTCCAAAAGCCCTCGTTAATTCCTCGAAAACCCCTGTTAATACCAAAAGTTAATGCTCATATTTTTATGACATTGCTATAATGTTAAAGTTGTACTTTCCTGATAATTGATTTGTTTAGTTGATTATTTGAGTATGAAAAAAACCTTATTGTAtgaaatttcttatttattgcTTAACATTTTGGTACCAATCAATACAAATAAGCAAAAACTTCAAGACCACTTCAAAATAAGCAATCATATAAATATCCATTCAAATGGTACCAATAGTGAACTAGCAGTCATAATGCTTTTAGTATAATAAGAAACGATGTTTTTTTGGACTAATATATTGTTTGTAACagtgtttttttatgttttttggaCCAATAGTTTTCTTACTTTTGTTGTCGCTTAAATCAAGTGATTTCAAGCTTAAAAGATGAGCAATGCTCTCAAGAAGGTTCACGATTCCAGTCTCACTCGGTGACAGTTCAATTAATGACGTCAAGCGACCGATGTGTGTTGGGATTTCTGTTAATTTGGCACACCCCGAACAATCAAGGCTAGAGAGAAGTTTTTGATTAACAATGGAATTTGGAAGTGACTCGAGATCAGGGCATTTTTTGAGGTGCAGGGATTGAAGGTTGACCAAATTGTCAAATAAGGAAGGCAGATCTTTGATAGTCGTTTCTGTTAGGTTAATGTGAGCAAAACTATGTGCGGGCTCCGTCTCTAGAAAGGTCATGAGCGTAAAACAACCACAAAAATCAAGTTTCCTGTTAAAGTAATCAATTAAATTGCCCATCCAATGGTGACAACAACTCGATGCTTAACGGTCAAGACCAAGTCAAAACGGTTACTGCAGaatagtttcttttttcttcttctgtaccagtatatatatttcatatactTTTCCCTTTCTAATTATCTCTTGTGTAACGATAAAACGTTTACTTACTCATATTACAAAATTCagtttcattttcttctctctcgtGTTCATGATCTCGTAACTTTTCAACCCTTATGCAATGTCAACCAACACCTCTATCCACATGAATCAGGTTAAATAAGatggtgatgaaggattgaccccaaccaaggatgaaggcacatgcttaagaagactaagcatgtttagaaaggaagttcactaatccttcatccctttcatttgtgtttgttatttttgattccctaagttgacttagttgaatcaactttagttgacttgttgacctttgactaggcttgacttgttgactatagttgacttgacttaagccaacatgctaatctatgtttatttgctttgtaggttaattaggagtaagaaaacaatgttaggtggcgcatggtgattggggagcataaatgatatggatgagagagtaaagcaaaggcataaagcataaagtaaaaggcataaaacaagtgtacctatgtacctttggtctcctttgtttttagcacactttggccactttttggagacatatgagacacattctttgtctccttttgtgctagaacgaaattagccttgcacacaccatagttggcattttgtctctcatttttgtaaccttatttgacctagtttctagaatctagggttaggtttttgtagagacatccttaggtatcttttatttgtttagaggcccctaaactcctctatataaggggtgctcctagacatgtaaaagggttgaacattttgaagtaaaaatactcttgtgtctcaaccatttgtgagagtttcctcccttgggagtgaatacttttaagccttatcttgcatagcaagtggcgacacacatccactcatcttcaaggttgccatggcttctagcctagccttgtagtggcgtgcttctcacatttttaccatttctttcctttccattttatgttttcttcttccataaattgttcttggttttctatggtttatgtgctttccatttcctttttgttttgaatcaatccatcatcttcttctcttgagctttgtgaaaggaaccttcacatctagatagcttgctatcttaatgtgcagtggggatttcacttagctttcttaatcaactcacaccatattcaataatctaaaaagaaacaaactaatccttcatcagatggtatcagagctcttcTCTTGAAGAGCTCTGCTGCGCATCATTTTGATCTTTCACCctctctttcctttttcttttctctttctggTTTACTCTGTATTTTTCGTTTTCTCTTTCTCCCTTTCTTCACCATGGCGTCGCACAATGATTCCAAGATTGTTGCTGGAACTGGTGATTTCAATGCTCTGCACAGTTTTCTCTACCTCCATCCCAACGAGAACCCAACAATTTCTTTGGTTTCACCTGTCCTGGAATCTTACAACTATGATTCGTGGAGCAAGTTGTTTGCCATTGCCCTCAGTGCGAAAAATAAGGTCGAGTTCATTGACGATACCACTCCTGAACCTGCCAAAACAGATCCTTCACATCAAGCCTGGAAGAGATGCAACAATATGGTTGTGTCTTGGTTAACCCATTCCGTTTCACCCTCTATCAGACAGAGCATACTATGGATGGATAAATCTGAGGATATATGGAGATATCTTAAATCTAGGTTCTTTCAAGGAAACCTCCTTCGTATATTTGAATTGCAATCGAAAGCTTCTTCCCTTAAACAAGGCAATGCCTCTGTGACTGAATATTTTACCAAGATGCGCGTTCTTTGGGATGAACTAGATAGCTTTCGCCCATATCTGATTTGCAATTGTTCAGCTAAGTGTTTTTGTGATCTTGCTGGAATTTGTCATCAAAGGAAGATGGAGGATCACGCTATGCAATTTTTGAGAGGCTTGAACAAACAATACAGTAAGGTCACCTCTCATGTTTTAATGATGGACCCAATCCCATCTATTTCAAAGATCTTCTCCTATGTTGTTCAGCAGGAAAGGCAAATCGGAGGACACCGTTTCTTAAATGGAGTCGAAGCCAAGATTAATAGCACCATTGTCACTTGTATCTATTGTAAGAAAGCTGGTCGCACCGGGTCTGTCTGCTATAGGAAGCATGGGTTCCCTGACAACAACAATACTGATAACAAAAACACAAGGTATGCTAAAAAGGTTTGCTCTTTTTGTGGTCGCAATAGGCATACAATAGAAAATTGTTACAAGAAGCATGGCTTTCCACTTGGATATAAAGCAAGCAACAAGAACAACGCTGTGAATAGTGTGGACACCATTTAGGAAGCTAAGAATGAATCTAGTGTA from Vigna unguiculata cultivar IT97K-499-35 chromosome 8, ASM411807v1, whole genome shotgun sequence encodes:
- the LOC114194765 gene encoding eukaryotic initiation factor 4A-13-like isoform X2, which gives rise to MPWELWLVPLEEDVLSFDFIVLLKIRLGPNGQEFFTSYDEVCESFDAMRLQENILRGIYAYGFEKPSAIQQRGIVPFCKVLDVIQQAQSGIGKTATFCFGVLQQLDYNIVQCQVNML
- the LOC114194764 gene encoding ultraviolet-B receptor UVR8-like, whose amino-acid sequence is MDTATLPNLSTKVCSIAAGEAHTLILTEDGRVYCWGRGILGRLGGGSEHDHHLPVQVRFGSEEYSVRIVGIAAGAYHSLALADDGSVWCWGYNIYGQLGINGEDFHGEKHSDGDYSIVPCLLNKFLDLHPPVSSSSSTIPEAEDESSLKITVVKAGGMMSLCIDNLGALWMWGHCPGENKEGGVSLISNFTPTPVWDFHGHIVVQVACGKEHVVALVTAGESYKGVDDLVCYTWGNNSHGQLGLGDKENRPRPEVVKTFDLKSPWVICEVTCGAFHTALLTQKKSPSDTLESTCWTFGLGDNGQLGHGTTQSKLVPEPVKELPQNVHLVSVDCGLFHTCVVSIDGYVWCWGMEKGLGLCPDDSNGGTHSGDALSPLLISCNPYQPKFPNPIQVACGAAHTVLVAQEGNKLWSWGRGRSGVLGNGKTMDSYTPTIVVWPPLIQDFKQESEGITETNDKLCSALNKVKLLQTKLSVMERYASMLHGFIFGEPFDEKEIATSLGNSGAFDISREWENILEAADSTKLRNLEMVYRNMLVAVKDKLMKRKIKEIINECLSSSHAENEHI